The nucleotide sequence GAATCTTCCGACGGACAATGGCTGCTGCCGTCTTCAACGGTTCTCTCCACATCTTCTCCCGAGGCCGAGACAGCAACATTTGGTTTCGCTCGTGGGGAATTCAACCTGAAGGAAGTAATGCCCCCGCAACTTGGACCACCGACTGGGTAACTCTTGCCGAAGGTCCCGGCATGGAACTCATGCCCTTCATCGGGGCACCAACAGTCATCACCTCGACAGACGGGAGCCGCATGGATGTCTTCGCCACAAGCACCATGTCAGGCAATGTCAACACGATCAGGTTCACAAAGGCCAATCGAACGACGGAGTGGGAAAGCCTGGGAGGTTTCGGTCTCAGCTCTATCGCGATTTGCAATTCACCCTTGACGGACAACTCGTCAGCACCGACATACGACATGTGGATGTTGGGGAAGAATTCGACGACCGTTATCAAGAACACTTGGGACACTTCCAAGGAGATAGGTGGCTGGGACGAGACGAGTATTCCCGTCCTCGCCAGTTCCGGAACAAGCCCTGCCGTCATCTGCAGCAAGCACGACCCTGAATATACCGTCTTCACCTTTGGCCAAGGGACAGACGAGCTAAGAAGCACTCGTTTTTCTACCACTAACAATATCTGGAGCTCATGGAATCCATGGGGCCACAATTTCCGGGGAGATCCGGTGGCAGTCTCCGTCGACGAGGGTCGCGTGATATACTTTTTTGGTGTGGGGACAAACTCGAACATGTATCACTTCacctgggaggagggcatcGAATCGGAGCCAAGGTCTATCGGGGGTAACTGGAGCAGTATCCCCAGTGCAGTGGTTATCGGCGCCGGGACCAAGGATGAGCAGATCCACGTCGTTGCGTTGGATCAAGAAAGAAAGCTGCAGCATAGAACCTTTGGTGAttttggtggagggcgaAAGTGGCAAGCTACCAGGtgggagaagctggagaagaaagggAATAGTGCCCCGCTGGTGTTTTCATATCCGGATGCAAAGGGCAAGGAACAGATTGGGTTGGCGATgttggatgatgataatCATCTATTGTTTGCCACTTGGGAGGCGAGTAATGATACTTTGTGGGTGAAGTCTATTTCCTGGGTACAGGCTGAGGGTTACTTGATTAATGAGAGCGTTTGCATTTGAGTGGCAATGTGGAGCCCACTGCCCCATTGTTGCCATGCCTGTATCATATATCTA is from Podospora pseudopauciseta strain CBS 411.78 chromosome 5 map unlocalized CBS411.78m_5.2, whole genome shotgun sequence and encodes:
- a CDS encoding uncharacterized protein (EggNog:ENOG503PGIY) gives rise to the protein MLFARSPRTPTSLPTPTPQTPHVQDNTPLSPENDTTKVPHRWGHSSMMPVDDDCLPEVRQFSDLEVPTHYPLGAIPEAVNQDALPEVKSHIAISANFNQPPSSQPTSRPATASQTQSQPTTTLPPRPGSARRKLWIVLGSAVALLLATIAIALGLGLGLGLSKKNDTPSSSTSSNATGSACQSDSTRIFRRTMAAAVFNGSLHIFSRGRDSNIWFRSWGIQPEGSNAPATWTTDWVTLAEGPGMELMPFIGAPTVITSTDGSRMDVFATSTMSGNVNTIRFTKANRTTEWESLGGFGLSSIAICNSPLTDNSSAPTYDMWMLGKNSTTVIKNTWDTSKEIGGWDETSIPVLASSGTSPAVICSKHDPEYTVFTFGQGTDELRSTRFSTTNNIWSSWNPWGHNFRGDPVAVSVDEGRVIYFFGVGTNSNMYHFTWEEGIESEPRSIGGNWSSIPSAVVIGAGTKDEQIHVVALDQERKLQHRTFGDFGGGRKWQATRWEKLEKKGNSAPLVFSYPDAKGKEQIGLAMLDDDNHLLFATWEASNDTLWVKSISWVQAEGYLINESVCI